One window from the genome of Salvia miltiorrhiza cultivar Shanhuang (shh) chromosome 7, IMPLAD_Smil_shh, whole genome shotgun sequence encodes:
- the LOC130995763 gene encoding uncharacterized protein LOC130995763, with the protein MAENSPKRHRDDSIESDLDDSSSSAKRQKPYNNILNLLDEEDEPEPSDEPSEELSHDLSAIFTTLQQELSSSSSGSATTDFDFESPPTAAEHSQPPECGGGDEDESVKSVMRHLLEASDDELGIPNTTDENGVENFNAAENLPFAFTDHGLWELEDVAANYYTVLQSELFM; encoded by the coding sequence ATGGCTGAAAACTCACCAAAACGCCACCGCGACGACTCAATTGAATCCGATCTCGACGACTCGAGCTCAAGCGCAAAGCGCCAAAAGCCATATAACAACATTCTCAATCTCCTCGACGAAGAGGATGAACCGGAGCCGAGCGACGAGCCGAGCGAGGAGCTGAGCCATGATTTGTCAGCCATATTCACCACCCTCCAGCAAGaactctcctcctcctcctccggctCCGCCACTACCGACTTCGACTTCGAGTCTCCGCCGACGGCGGCGGAGCACTCCCAGCCACCCGAGTGCGGCGGCGGGGATGAGGACGAGAGTGTGAAGTCCGTGATGAGGCATCTTCTAGAAGCTTCTGATGATGAGCTCGGGATTCCAAACACGACGGATGAAAACGGCGTTGAAAATTTTAACGCCGCCGAAAATTTACCGTTTGCATTTACCGATCACGGGCTGTGGGAACTTGAAGACGTGGCGGCTAATTACTATACTGTTTTACAGTCTGAACTTTTCATGTAG